The following proteins are encoded in a genomic region of Shinella zoogloeoides:
- the ccmE gene encoding cytochrome c maturation protein CcmE, with protein MTRKQKRLAVIGGGVAFLVAAVLLVMFAFSQSIAYFYVPGDLAKANLAPGTRIRLGGLVEAGTVKRGEGSTITFTVTDTLANVPVTYTGILPDLFREGQGVVAEGAFGTDGLFVADTVLAKHDETYMPKDVADRLKAQGVELSGKETIK; from the coding sequence ATGACACGCAAACAGAAACGTCTGGCGGTGATCGGTGGCGGCGTCGCCTTCCTCGTCGCGGCAGTGCTGCTGGTCATGTTCGCCTTCAGCCAGTCGATCGCCTATTTCTACGTGCCGGGCGACCTCGCCAAGGCGAACCTCGCGCCGGGCACCCGCATCCGCCTCGGCGGCCTCGTGGAGGCCGGCACGGTCAAGCGCGGCGAGGGCTCCACCATAACCTTCACGGTGACCGACACGCTCGCCAACGTGCCGGTGACCTATACCGGCATCCTGCCGGACCTCTTCCGAGAGGGGCAGGGGGTCGTCGCCGAGGGGGCCTTCGGCACGGATGGACTTTTCGTCGCCGACACGGTTCTCGCCAAGCATGACGAGACCTATATGCCCAAGGATGTGGCCGACCGCCTGAAGGCGCAGGGCGTCGAGCTTTCCGGTAAGGAAACGATCAAATGA